The following coding sequences lie in one Nerophis ophidion isolate RoL-2023_Sa unplaced genomic scaffold, RoL_Noph_v1.0 HiC_scaffold_30, whole genome shotgun sequence genomic window:
- the LOC133546507 gene encoding uncharacterized protein LOC133546507, with amino-acid sequence MYHPQRQNSGKQLPAKKKKRSKKKVSAAKSAAKGKKSDAQAGRSSSSPKKSRAGSKSKAIVMDSSTDDEKHGEEEKVTARDKSLEKELKTYLHDEVCTWIFNPPNSSHNGGMWERLIGITRRILDALLLKEGGSHLSHEVLTTLMAEVMAIINARPLIPVSTDPEMPAILTPATLLTLKRDVISAPPGDFNVKDIHSQQWRKVQSLSDRSGKRWKQEYLSTIQTRRKWYAERPNLQIGDLVLLKDGQVRRNECPTGLIVKSINSHDSKVRKVDVKIIRQGTPIIYTRPVSEVVLLLRKETV; translated from the exons atgtacc ATCCTCAGAGACAGAACAGCGGCAAACAGCTTCCCGCCAAGAAAAAGAAGAGGTCCAAGAAAAAAGTGTCGGCCGCCAAGTCCGCCGCCAAGGGCAAGAAGAGCGACGCCCAAGCAGGACGCTCCTCGTCCAGCCCCAAGAAGTCCAGAGCGGGGAGCAAGTCCAAGGCCATCGTCATGGACTCCAGCACAGACGACGAGAAGCATGGCGAGGAAGAGAAGGTGACGGCGAGGGACAAGTCGTTGGAAAAAGAGTTGAAAACGTACCTGCACGACGAAGTGTGCACTTGGATCTTCAATCCGCCAAACTCTTCCCACAATGGAGGAATGTGGGAAAGACTAATTGGCATCACGCGCCGTATCCTGGATGCATTGCTCCTTAAGGAGGGAGGCTCTCACCTTTCTCATGAGGTGCTCACCACTCTCATGGCTGAGGTCATGGCAATTATAAACGCAAGACCTCTCATTCCAGTTTCAACTGACCCAGAGATGCCAGCAATACTAACACCTGCAACCTTGCTGACACTGAAGAGAGACGTCATATCTGCACCTCCAGGAGACTTCAACGTGAAAGACATCCACTCACAACAATGGCGGAAAGTCCAATCTCTCTCTGATAGATCCGGGAAGCGATGGAAACAAGAATACCTGTCAACCATACAAACTAGGAGAAAATGGTATGCAGAAAGGCCTAACCTGCAAATTGGAGACCTAGTACTACTGAAAGACGGCCAGGTGAGAAGAAATGAATGTCCCACTGGACTCATCGTCAAGTCTATCAACAGCCATGACAGCAAAGTAAGAAAAGTAGATGTCAAGATCATCCGACAAGGTACTCCAATAATCTACACTAGACCTGTTTCAGAGGTTGTGTTGCTCCTTCGTAAAGAGACTGTATAG